One part of the Thermococcus sp. genome encodes these proteins:
- a CDS encoding RsmB/NOP family class I SAM-dependent RNA methyltransferase, translating to MLEKLFSLGYSKTFAERYYQLWGERALKIVEAMERPLPRCFRVNTLRIGVPKLTKLLNKKGFQFKRVPWAREGFCLTREPFSITSTPEYLSGLLYIQEASSMYPPVALEPKPGETVADMAAAPGGKTSYMAQLMENEGIIYAFDVGEERLKETRLNLSRLGVTNTVLFHKSSLYIDELGVEFDKILLDAPCTGSGTIHKNPERKASRSMEDIKFCQNLQMKLIEKGLSVLRKGGILVYSTCSLEPEENEFVIQWVLDNFDVELLPLRYGEPALVKPFGIELSEEIKKAKRFYPNRHGTSGFFVAKLKKL from the coding sequence ATGCTTGAAAAGTTGTTTTCCCTCGGCTACTCCAAGACATTTGCAGAAAGATATTATCAGCTCTGGGGAGAGAGGGCTTTAAAAATAGTGGAGGCAATGGAAAGGCCCCTACCGAGGTGCTTCCGCGTTAACACGCTCCGCATAGGGGTGCCAAAGCTCACAAAGCTCCTCAACAAGAAAGGTTTCCAGTTTAAAAGAGTGCCATGGGCAAGGGAAGGTTTCTGCTTGACGAGGGAACCATTCTCGATAACCTCCACACCTGAATACTTAAGCGGTCTCCTCTACATTCAGGAGGCAAGCTCGATGTATCCCCCCGTTGCCCTCGAACCCAAACCCGGTGAAACCGTTGCCGACATGGCCGCCGCTCCCGGCGGAAAAACCTCTTACATGGCCCAGCTGATGGAGAACGAGGGAATAATCTACGCCTTCGACGTCGGTGAGGAGCGCTTAAAGGAGACAAGGCTTAACCTCTCCCGCCTCGGCGTTACCAACACGGTTCTCTTCCACAAGTCCTCGCTCTATATAGATGAACTCGGCGTTGAGTTCGATAAAATCCTCCTCGATGCCCCCTGCACCGGCTCCGGGACGATACACAAGAACCCAGAGAGAAAAGCTAGCAGGAGTATGGAGGACATCAAGTTCTGCCAGAACCTTCAGATGAAGCTCATCGAGAAGGGCCTAAGCGTCCTCAGGAAGGGTGGAATCCTCGTTTACTCCACCTGTTCTCTTGAACCGGAGGAGAACGAGTTCGTAATCCAGTGGGTTCTGGACAACTTCGACGTTGAGCTCCTCCCTCTGAGATACGGCGAGCCGGCCTTAGTTAAGCCCTTCGGAATCGAGCTGAGCGAAGAGATAAAAAAGGCGAAGCGCTTCTACCCGAACAGGCACGGCACAAGCGGGTTTTTTGTAGCAAAATTGAAAAAGCTCTGA